cttcttcctcctcctcatcacCGCTGTGCTGCCTTTCGCCGCTCGCATCTTCTCCCTCATTTTCCtcatcctcctcttcgtcgctttcctcAGCAAAAACCCCTTTCTCAAGCTCTCCGAACCGACTTCCCATCGACTCGCTCAGCACACGACGAAGCACTTCCATCGACTCGCCTTCGGCAACGACGTGATACGCCGTCTCGCCCTTAAGCCCAGTTATACAAGAATCGGCACCGCGCTCCAATAGATAGCGAACGGCATTCGAATGACCTTGACTCGCCGCCGCGTGCAACGCCGTCCAGCCGCTCTCGTCTCGCAAATTCACCAACGAACCGGAGTCGAGAAGAACGGCGATGCAGTCGACGTTACCCTCCAACGCGGCGGCGTGCAACGGCGCGTAACCTTGCGGCGTGAAGCTATTCACATCGATGCTGTTTGAACGAATCATCGAACGCATTTCGGCgagatcgccgtcgacgacggccgaCTGAAAACAGACTTCGGGCGCGAAGCaaacgcttcgtcgtcgcggacTCACCGCGTCGACCTGACGAACGGGCGatcgcgtcttcgtcgactgaCTCCTTCCCAATTTGAGAAGCGACTTTAAACGCGGTTCATTGGTGTTCGAATCGCTCGACGCCGACCGAAACAAGGACTTGGGTCGGAATGACGGCAAGACGGGCGAGGGAGGCAACTCTCTTTTATTTGAGCAATCCAATACGTTCActttgacgtcgccgtcatcatcgtcgtcggagctTTCATCAGAAGAGATAATCGTCGCAGCtcccgtcggcggcgacatgggcggaggcggcggcatGGGAGAGCCGTCGGAATCgggcgaaaaaagcgacgtaatcgacgttcgtttttcgttgatTCCCGACGATTTCAAAACGGCAgttttcgttgacgtcgtgctggcgagcgaaaagaagatgacgtcatcatcgtcgtcgtcgtcattttccgAAAAACTATCCCAATCGCCGAGATCGGTAACCGTACTAACGGGCGGCGTAACGCCGACGGCGCAGGACGACGTCTCCATGGGAGCGCGTTCGTCTCCAGGAAACGTCGCCTTCCCTTCCTCTTCCACTTCCGTGTTTTCTTTGCATAatgccttcttcttctcttccgcACCCACGTCACTTCGCGTCCGCTCATTCGATTCATCGAGGATTCGGTCAGGGGTGGAACTCCCGTTTTCTCGCCTCCTTCTCGAATGTCCGTCATCGAAAGTGCCAACGCCCCGACCGattgcgcgtcgtcgtcgcggcacGGGACTAAAtttagagaaaaacgcgGCTCGTGCCACTTTCAACTGCGATCGCTCCTTGGCAACGGGAACCGATCCTTCCACTTggtcctcgtcctcgtcctcgtcccCGTCTCCAACGAAACCGCGAGCAAAGCCGCCGCCTCGTCCGTTCAACGACGATAAACACGGTTTCCTAATTTCTTGTTGACAGTGCTCCTTATTAAGAACCGCAGTTGACTCTTCATCGTCTCttttcgtcgcgccgccgccacttcgATCCGCGTTCCGCCCTCCGCTGTCAACAACATTATCGCCTGCCATTTGTTTACAGGTGCACGGGGCCCCccgatcgtcgttctccggcgacgacgacgatgacgacaaggAGGGTACGAGAACGGCGAAGTCTTCCTcttgattttcgtcgtcttcgctcgttAGATAGCTGTGCGCGCTCACCGTCGATCCGATCGAATCGGTTTCGCCGAGAGACGTTCCGGCGGGCCCGTATAGAGACTCTTGTTCCTGAAACGCCTTATAGCGATTCGCTAATTGTACGTGGCCTGCGCGTTTCATTGCGCGATAGAGGAGCGAGCAcatttcgttcgtttcggCGTGATCGATGGGAAAGAgaccgttgccgtcgacggcgtccgtGTTCGCTCCCGTTTTGAGAAGGTAGCACGCCATTTCGCAGTTTCCCGTTTGTGCGACGGCGTGCAACGGCGTCgagccttcgtcgtcgcgaaggcGAACGTCGGCGCCGTTTCGAACGAGAAGGCGAACGATGTCGAAGTTATCCTCGTAGATCGCTTGGTGGATGGGAGCGAGGCCTTCGCGATCGAGACGGTTCACCGCGGCGCCCGCTCGAAGCGCTTGGCGCACTTGCGAGAGATCGTTTTCTAAGACCGCCTCGCTCAGGGCTTGATCCATGCAGGGCATCGACGCGGACGGTGCCCGTTTCGGCTTCAGCATGATGATCAACGGACCACTGTATGGTGAATGCTTCGACGGTGTAGAACGTTATAGTCAATCACGAGCTTGTCCTCTCATTGGTTGCGGGTGTCGTAATTCGGTTAGCGGAACGCGCGTCGTGTGGGCGTGTTGTGCTACGAAAGCACACCTATGGAGATGATGAGAAGCGAAACATGCGTACGGGTTGTACGAGAAAAATTTGTCTGAACGAATTGAAGCAAAGCAGCTGCAATCAATGCAAACATTTACTACTGGGGGACAAGGAAGCTACGTAGTTCTCCTGCCGAGTGTCTCGCGAACTACGTAGGTGTACGATAGAGTCCCCCACGTAGTTCCCACAGATGTAATAAGTATGCATTCCTATGCTATCAGAAGACCTTCTCCAGTAGAAGGAGGACCATTGAATGTGTAGCCAATACAGCGAACCCACGATCAATGTAGCTAAGCAACGTTTGTTTAGGGTACAAGGTTGATGACAGTGTTTATGTGTAGCCTTAGGGTAGGGGTAGGAGTTGGTCAATTATTCAATACCTCGGCGTAACCCAATTAACGCAAATTGCTCCTTGCTCTAACGTGCGTTAGCCACGCGCAAGCGCAATTGTCGCTCGACGTGATTGGCCAACGAAAGGCAAGGTTAACTTCAAAGCTCGACTGCGTCTGTCGCCCGTTCTAGAATGACTGCGAATAGCGAAGAGTTtttcgacgccgctttcgaaTGCGACGCTCCGAGGATGTTCGATTTCGCCGATCCAAACGAATCGGACGACGCAGACTGTTGGTTCGGTAAGAAACGTGCGGGAATTCTTCACAAAAAAAGCGATTTCACGATCGAATGCAGACTGCGAAGCGGGCAAAAGCGGATTCGACGACAACTTCGTCGAACGTGCAGTCAAAAGTTCTCGATCTCCTCCGAAGCGGTTGCCCGTtgagaacgaaaacgcgaagCCCAAGCGCGGCGGCAATCTCGTGTCGTCGTGGAACAACGAgaaaaccgacgacgaccccaccgaaaggggccccgcgGTTAGAATGCCTCGAAGGTCGGCGCGACTCGGGAAAAAACGATCAGGGTACAGTACTAGCGTTCGAAATttatctaattttttttggaaCAGCGTGGCGTCGATGCCTCAGAGAATTCCCGTCAAGTCAGCTAATAAtatcaaatatttattttttaatttatttcgttttgttGCTTAGAAAAACGACCGAAGAGTTGGAGATGGAACGCATAGCGGCGAAGCGAGCGgaagcgaaaaaggcgatgCAAATGTCCAAAGACTCCTTCAAACTTCTAGCGAAGTCAAGCGAAGTGTCAAGCGGCGTTCTACAGAAGAAATCCGACATGCCCGCCACGCAGCCCAAAGAGTTTCATTTCCACGTCGAAGGTCGACTTCGAAGCCATCAACTGAAAAGACCGGCTACACCACCGATGTCGAAACAGGAGATTGAACATCCTAATCAGTTTCCGAAACTGTTGAGAAGTTTTGACAAGGAACCTTCTACTACAGtggtatttaattaattatcgaTATAATAATTACTAATTATTATTGGATATTTATCGTAGAAGCCGTTGTCATCTGATGTAAGTGTGAAGccgttttcgttcgcttgCGATCAACGCAAACGGCAATTGGAAAAGACCGCAGATGATGCGTCTCAAGAGAATGCAAAGAAACCAAAATTCATTTCGGTTGCAGCTCaagtgaagaaatttgaGTCTACTCCGCAGCGATTTCGATCTCGACCGAAGAATGACCGCTTTGGTTTGGGAAAGGGGCCTGTAAAGGCGTCGAGGCCCGCGCCCACGTTTGGCATCACCATGGCAAAAACGCCGACGCTGTTGACAAAAACTCGAGCAAGGGTTAACGTGGAGTCAACCGAGGATAAGAATGTTAAGGAAATGAAAGCGTAAGACGTCATGCCTAGAATCAATACTAAGTAAGAATTGTAACTTCTTAGACATCACTTCAAAGCAACGGAGGTCAATTCGAAGATATTTCTTATGGAAGGAAAATTGGGGTTACCAGAGAAACCAGAATCGCAGCTCACTGCCTTTGACGCATTCTCTTTGGAGACGACCAAACGTGCCGCCGTCTGgcaagagaagacgaaggacATGTCC
The Oscarella lobularis chromosome 3, ooOscLobu1.1, whole genome shotgun sequence DNA segment above includes these coding regions:
- the LOC136184811 gene encoding targeting protein for Xklp2-like, producing the protein MTANSEEFFDAAFECDAPRMFDFADPNESDDADCWFDCEAGKSGFDDNFVERAVKSSRSPPKRLPVENENAKPKRGGNLVSSWNNEKTDDDPTERGPAVRMPRRSARLGKKRSGVASMPQRIPVKKTTEELEMERIAAKRAEAKKAMQMSKDSFKLLAKSSEVSSGVLQKKSDMPATQPKEFHFHVEGRLRSHQLKRPATPPMSKQEIEHPNQFPKLLRSFDKEPSTTVKPLSSDVSVKPFSFACDQRKRQLEKTADDASQENAKKPKFISVAAQVKKFESTPQRFRSRPKNDRFGLGKGPVKASRPAPTFGITMAKTPTLLTKTRARVNVESTEDKNVKEMKAHHFKATEVNSKIFLMEGKLGLPEKPESQLTAFDAFSLETTKRAAVWQEKTKDMSKPDGEAGLHVFHARPVPRNILEEVVGVPEKKEMKLTAPKTPNIKKVAPKIQISSTHEDTEDLVPVKPLPLPEPLPAFKPTLKHQHTKPEPFSFDGKYKDPLEVKAELAEYEAERLKKLREFQAKPLPTSEPFKPFLKHEVTASIEPFRLETESRGKEAAHKFMEKMKSEMATIRAQRCFKANPCDVIHNKPFEPQLVKAPLPVDPFVLNTELRSHQRQKFEEKKKQDEEERRRLEEERAAIRDKEEKENLKKYREALVHRAKPVPKGKAFLPDESKAALTEPMSPNLTRTVNKI
- the LOC136184810 gene encoding protein phosphatase 1 regulatory subunit 12A-like, producing the protein MLKPKRAPSASMPCMDQALSEAVLENDLSQVRQALRAGAAVNRLDREGLAPIHQAIYEDNFDIVRLLVRNGADVRLRDDEGSTPLHAVAQTGNCEMACYLLKTGANTDAVDGNGLFPIDHAETNEMCSLLYRAMKRAGHVQLANRYKAFQEQESLYGPAGTSLGETDSIGSTVSAHSYLTSEDDENQEEDFAVLVPSLSSSSSSPENDDRGAPCTCKQMAGDNVVDSGGRNADRSGGGATKRDDEESTAVLNKEHCQQEIRKPCLSSLNGRGGGFARGFVGDGDEDEDEDQVEGSVPVAKERSQLKVARAAFFSKFSPVPRRRRAIGRGVGTFDDGHSRRRRENGSSTPDRILDESNERTRSDVGAEEKKKALCKENTEVEEEGKATFPGDERAPMETSSCAVGVTPPVSTVTDLGDWDSFSENDDDDDDDVIFFSLASTTSTKTAVLKSSGINEKRTSITSLFSPDSDGSPMPPPPPMSPPTGAATIISSDESSDDDDDGDVKVNVLDCSNKRELPPSPVLPSFRPKSLFRSASSDSNTNEPRLKSLLKLGRSQSTKTRSPVRQVDAVSPRRRSVCFAPEVCFQSAVVDGDLAEMRSMIRSNSIDVNSFTPQGYAPLHAAALEGNVDCIAVLLDSGSLVNLRDESGWTALHAAASQGHSNAVRYLLERGADSCITGLKGETAYHVVAEGESMEVLRRVLSESMGSRFGELEKGVFAEESDEEEDEENEGEDASGERQHSGDEEEEEEASEEECEKQVEEEEEEEEAEEETSSEELDPSFPSEDCTNNLRVDTPSVSDLPPSPKTVTFTPSVLLQQAVIDEDVREVEKLLTQYSSDELDVNRPVYASGTTSLHESVNAENCSIDLVRLLVEKGGADLHIADADGWTALHNASAIGSVDVARYLIRQGAKVSVLNKKGQFPLEVADSQEMIVLLKNAMLGKGVL